DNA sequence from the Amycolatopsis sp. Hca4 genome:
GCCGGCCGGGGGAAGACGACCGCGGTCGGCCTGCAGGGGCGCTCGGCGCCGGCGTTGCGCTACCTGCGTGACCTCATCAAGGACGGCTACGTCGGCCGCGTGCTTTCGACGTCGCTCATCGCTTCGGGCGCGAACTGGGGGCCGAGCGTGCGGGCCGGCCGCGACTACCAGCTGCACCCCGCGGGCGGGGCGACCATGCTGACCATCCCGTTCGCGCACACCGCCGACACGGTGGCCATGGTCCTCGGCGGCTTCGCCGAGGTCTCGGCGACCATGGCGACCGTCCGGCCGCGGGTGCGCGACGAGGTCACCGGTGACTCCGTCGAGATGACCGCGCCGGACCAGATCGCCGTCACCGGCGTGCTGACCGGCGGCGCCGTCGCGTCGCTGCACCTGCGCGGCGGGACGTCGCCGGCCACGAACTTCCACTGGGAGATCAACGGCACCGAGGGCACGCTGGTCGTCGAGGCGGCGGACCCGCTGTTCTGGATCGCGAAGCTGACGCTGCGCGGCAGCCGCACCGGGACGCTGGAGAAGCTGACCGTGCCCGCGCGGTACGAGCTGCCGCAGCTGGCCGGCCGAAGCGCCGAGCCGTCCTACAACGTGGCGCACGCCTACGCCCGGCACCTCAAGGGAGACCTGCCGGACTTCGCGCACGCCCTGCGCGTGCACCAGGTCCTCGACGCCGTCCAGCGGTCGGCCGACAGCGGGTCCAGGGTCCAGGTGGACGCAAAGTAACTGTTACTGCTGGTCGTAGGTTTCCGCTACCCTCGGGTGATGGACGACGTTGTCTACGACCGAGCGGGCCGGGGCGAGCCGCTGGTGCTGATCCACGGCATCGGCCACCGCCGCCAGGCGTGGGCGCCGGTGTTTCCGCTGCTCACGGCCCATCGTGACGTCATCGCCGTCGACCTGCCCGGCTTCGGCGAGTCGCCCGAACCGGCCCGCGGGTACGGCGTCGAGCCCGCGCTGGTGATGTTCAAGGAGCTGTTCACCGACCTCGGGCTCGACCGGCCGCACGTCGCCGGCAACTCGCTCGGCGGCCTGCTGTCGCTGGCCCTCGGGCAGGCAGGGCTGGTCCGCAGCGTCACGGCGTTGTCGCCCGCCGGGCTGTGGACCCGCCGCCAGAAGCTCTACGCGATCGCGACGCTCAAGGCCCACCGCGCCCTGGCCCAGCGCACACCACCGCACGTCGTGCGCCGCATCGCCGCCACCGCGTCCGGCCGTCGTGCCCTGACCGGGCTGATCGT
Encoded proteins:
- a CDS encoding Gfo/Idh/MocA family protein translates to MAPVRVGIVGLSANGGWAATAHVPALAAVDGYELRALAGSSAETARVAGEKYGVPLTFGDAGELARHPEVDLVVVAVKVPEHRALIEPALAAGKQVLSEWPLGVSLAETEALAEAGRGKTTAVGLQGRSAPALRYLRDLIKDGYVGRVLSTSLIASGANWGPSVRAGRDYQLHPAGGATMLTIPFAHTADTVAMVLGGFAEVSATMATVRPRVRDEVTGDSVEMTAPDQIAVTGVLTGGAVASLHLRGGTSPATNFHWEINGTEGTLVVEAADPLFWIAKLTLRGSRTGTLEKLTVPARYELPQLAGRSAEPSYNVAHAYARHLKGDLPDFAHALRVHQVLDAVQRSADSGSRVQVDAK
- a CDS encoding alpha/beta fold hydrolase, with the translated sequence MDDVVYDRAGRGEPLVLIHGIGHRRQAWAPVFPLLTAHRDVIAVDLPGFGESPEPARGYGVEPALVMFKELFTDLGLDRPHVAGNSLGGLLSLALGQAGLVRSVTALSPAGLWTRRQKLYAIATLKAHRALAQRTPPHVVRRIAATASGRRALTGLIVGRPERQTPDAVVEDARALATAPGFEPTAAQSRGDFRFTGPVTGVPVTIAWAERDRILARPRVADLRKVAPDGVFRLLPGCGHVPMNDDPGLVARVLLEGSR